Proteins found in one Choristoneura fumiferana chromosome 16, NRCan_CFum_1, whole genome shotgun sequence genomic segment:
- the LOC141436326 gene encoding uncharacterized protein gives MMVKFEVILENMTECQNPLPPFTKNRMIILDSKIHKNKSKTYLSGRNTVLTEVPFQNFSISTYTVDNSGRRDLKFQAQKLTCRHLVGRLFLEYGNFRYAKNNCRVFTGSFAYKDFDMDKVLHRIPNWHATGRLLHRVALTLKENTIFCIEFLVLIKNRQ, from the exons atgatg GTTAAGTTTGAAGTCATCCTCGAAAACATGACAGAATGCCAAAACCCACTGCCTCCATTCACAAAGAACCGAATGATAatacttgatagtaaaattcataaaaataaaagtaaaacctaTCTCAGTGGACGAAACACAGTTTTAACCGAAGTACCCTTCCAAAAC TTCAGTATCAGCACCTACACCGTAGATAATTCTGGGAGACGAGACCTGAAGTTCCAAGCGCAGAAGCTGACTTGCCGCCACTTAGTCGGTCGATTGTTCCTGGAGTATGGGAATTTTCGCTACGCCAAGAACAACTGTCGGGTGTTCACG GGATCTTTTGCATACAAAGACTTCGATATGGACAAGGTTTTGCACAGAATCCCTAACTGGCACGCCACAGGCCGCTTGCTGCACCGCGTCGCGTTGACTCTGAAGGAAAACACCATTTTCTGCATCGAATTTTTGGTTTTGATTAAAAATCGCCAATGA
- the LOC141436598 gene encoding uncharacterized protein: MILIRINTRAPVLPIFFYFFIFAGNAYKSNSKPKKFEATLEDVYNCEEPNPAYAKVYNIIPTYSIDVINGTKYLNGDTTIVKPTAFRNFSARTFFINNGKREIKMQLVGVTCRNLFARAIIVATQIPFSLKNCMLKQGKYQYSNMDMNKIMHALPCWHAPGTIVHQLQLVSNGATEFCEEVVIEIKTI; the protein is encoded by the exons ATGATTCTAATACGTATTAACACTCGAGCTCCTGTACTAccaatattcttttatttctttatctttgccGGCAATGCCTACAAATCCAATAGCAAACCG AAAAAATTTGAAGCAACACTTGAAGATGTGTACAACTGTGAAGAACCAAACCCAGCTTACGCAAAAGTATATAATATCATACCAACGTATTCAATAGATGTTATCAATGGAACAAAATACTTGAATGGGGACACAACTATTGTTAAGCCTACTGCTTTTAGAAAT TTCAGTGCTCGTACATTCTTTATCAACAACGGTAAACGGGAGATCAAGATGCAACTGGTCGGCGTCACTTGCAGAAACCTGTTCGCCAGAGCAATCATCGTTGCCACGCAAATCCCTTTCTCATTGAAAAATTGTATGCTGAAACAA GGCAAATACCAATACAGCAATATGGATATGAACAAAATTATGCACGCTCTGCCTTGCTGGCACGCCCCGGGTACCATTGTACACCAGTTGCAACTCGTCTCCAACGGTGCCACTGAATTCTGCGAAGAGGTTGTAATAGAAATCAAAACCATTTGA